Within Chaetodon auriga isolate fChaAug3 chromosome 7, fChaAug3.hap1, whole genome shotgun sequence, the genomic segment ATCCAACATCTGTTTGTACCATCATCCATCTCGTCCAGTGCGGTTTTCGtttcctgccctccgtctgaatttaacgtcacgtgactgcaaacagcctATCCAGTACAGTCCTGCtgtcaaacagcacattctgactGTTTTCACCTTCCATAAACGTGACAGCCCGCCTTCATTCCCATCACCTGCCTGTGACCTCATAATGGAACTGGGCGCTGAGGCCAGAGTCCACCTGGACGCCCGGTTTGGCACCGCTCGGCCCGGTTTGGCCCAGTTTGCTCCAGTAGTTAAAGCAGAGAGACGTTTCTTATGATTTGTGAGTGGATGCTTTCAGTTTGTGCGCCTCGTGTTCGGTTGCTGGTGGCTGGTTTTTCAGTTCAGCTGTGGGGCTTCTTGGAAAAAGTtggtgatgtttttcttttttggattttgttttgtcctcctcttcctcctccactcctctccacCATGTTCTTACCTCTTTCCTCGCTCCTTCTtatcctccttctcctccactgccACCTCCCTCATTGTCTTCCCCTCCTTCTCCACGTCTACCTttgttcctcctgtctgtcttcctctccttccgcctgctcctccctcctcctcctcctctcatagAGCAGTTGGAGCGTATAGAGGAGGGCTTGGATCAGATCAACTCTGATATGAAGGAGGCCGAGAAAAACCTGACTGATCTGGGCAAGTGCTGTGGCCTCTGCTCCTGTGATAAGtaggtggaggtgtgtgtgtgtgtgtgtgtgtgtgtgtgtgtgtgtgtgtgtgtgtgtgtgtgtgtgtccgttcACCTGCTTCACATCATTCTGAGGTAAGTATGATGGTGAGCAGGACAGAGGCAGGTTTCTGCTGAAGAATTGATCCAGAATTGAAGGATTTTTCCATCCTCGTCATCGCTCTGTGTGACTCTGTTCATTCCACATGTTGCACGTGGATAATATTGATAAATGTGTCAGATTTAGTCTTTATTAGCTGCTTTAGCTCTTTTGTTGCCGGCTTGCTCTGCTGCTGAGATATCGAACAGACACTTTGCACTCAGAAACGCTCGCTGGGAGCAGATTTAACGCCTGTGTTCCTCTAACGACGCTCATCCTGTCAGGCTGAAGGCTTTTGAAGAGAGCGGGGCGTACAAGGCGGTGTGGGGCGGAGCCTCCGGGCAGGACGGCGTCGTTTCCAATCAGCCGCCGTCGTCTCGCGTCGTCGATGAGAGGGAGATCATGATCATGAGCGGAGGACACATAAGGAGGTAAATGAAGCTAAAGCGAGGCAgctgtggtgagtgtgtgtttgctcttcttTAGAACACGCTGACATGTAATACGGCCATCATCCGTCACACGGGCAGCTGTCCAAACACAGCAcgttatcacacacacacacacacactttactctgctctgtctcaggGTGACTAACGACGCCCGAGAGGACGAGATGGAGGAGAACCTGGCTCATGTGGGCAGCATCATCGGGAATCTGAAGAGCATGGCGCTGGACATGGGAAACGAGATCGACACGCAGAACGTCCAGATCGAACGCATCCAGGGGAAGGTACAGCAGAGCGTGTGTCTGAGTCCACGTGTTCAtgtccttcatccaatcatgtgttcacaaagtggtgaactcgctccatcctctgtgatcgactgagtctttccaggacgcccctttcatacccaatcatgatcctctcacctgtgaccaatcagcctgtttacctgtggaatgttccaaacaggtgtttttggagcgttccacatctttcagtctgtgaaatgtgttgctgcatcagattcacaataagcagatatttacagaaatcgatgaagctgatgaggaagaacacgaaatattttgactttgtgctgatttcaggtcagtttgtgtcagagaggatttGTTTTATCCagcttttctggaatcagggttttacCAAGTAGCATCAGATGATACCAAAGTAGAGGAAGGTGTGTTTTATCCAACGCGTTCGGGCAAGAAGAATCAACCAAAATCAATAAGAAATCAGAAAGAAATCAGCCTTTCCTTCATTATGTAAACACAGGACTGAAACAGGCAGACGTTCACCTTCAGTTCTGTTTCTACAACCTTTCAGACCTCGTTTATGCTCTCAGAAGAGGTCTCAGTTTTCTCATCACTCTGATCCGTCATGCTTTCAGTggtttttcatgattttcagtACAAACTGTAAAGTTGCGTACTGCTGCTGaatgccttgctcaaaggcagtAGTAGGAACAGCGGGATCTCCTCAGGTGGATGCACTGTGATGCTGACAGCGTAGTTTTGCACAGCCTGCTTTGTGAGGACTGAATGATAGACGCAGGGCTCCGGTGGTTCCGTCCCTCGGGTTCTTATTAgcatctcttctttcttttctctgcaggccATTCTCAACGTGTCTCGCATCGACGCCGCCAACCAGAAAGCCAACAACCTCATGAAACGATAGGAGGAGCGCTCTCCCGTTCCACTCTTTTTCTACTTCATCCCACTCGTGCTTCTGAATGCTGTCGCTGCAGTTATTCTCTGCTTTAAGTCGTGTTTTTAATCAGGAAAACGTCCTGTGGAGCGATGCGTCCACCAGTGTCAGCTGTGAGGTTTTAATGGCGTTAGTTCATCAtctcttgtgttttgttttcctgtttattctCATAATCATCTGATAGCGAGTTGTACATTTACTCTGATACTGATATGACATCGCCCTCTTGAGATGTGCCATAGGATTATTGTGACTCCTTTTCTGTGGAGATTTCACAGCGAGGCCTTTGTCACTTTGCATTTCACACTGCGCATTTCCCCTCCAGGTGGCCTCTGTGAGCACAGAGAGCTTTAATGGTCCCTGTGGGGAAACTgggtcactgcagcagcatcatcaccaccagcagcagcagagagcgcaatcacacaaatatacaaaacaagaaattatTTCACAAAAGGTGGACATGTGGAGGACAACTCAGCGAGGAGTGGCTCCGTGGGCCGCGCCGTGCGCCCTCAGCCAACAAGTGGCCTTTTTCCACGACCGGACTAAAGGAAAATCAAGGATAACCTTATATGTGCAGAATAGCCTAAATGAGCAAATTATACACACAGCTATCAGTGACaccactgtaaaacacacacccCTCCCCCCTTTTCCAGTCTGAAATGTTCCACAGAGTGAAACACGTGCGTGATGGCGCCCTCTGCAGACCAAAGTGGGGATTGCCCACAAGAAGGAAACACGTATTCGTCCCCAGAGGAGGATCTCTGGCGACACCAAGCGGACAAACGTGGAACCTGCTGCTCCCGGCCTCTCCATCTTCTTTCTTCTCCGTGTTGATGTAAAATGGTGGTGAAATCTTCATTCCCTCATTTGAAGGAGAGTCTGATCTCATCTAGGTTTTTGCTCACACTCACATGAACCACAAATTTACTTGAgaatttcattattttactttttttttcataatagCCACTTGCATCATGTTGTGTTGgctctctgttgctgttgttgttcacaaacaGCCAGTCTTGACCTCCATTGTGGTGGAATTCACATCCTATGGTTTGTGTTCATTGGTGCAGGAGAATGCAGATCGTGACCTTTGCTGAGCTGAACAGGCcatgctgtcacacagcagGGCAAAGAGGCAGCTGGAGAGCATGCATATCGgtgttttttgtcattaaatACTAAAATATGGACGCTATGAATAAAAACTGTGCTCAAAAATATGGCGTGCATGGCCTTGGATGAATGTCGTGGGTGGGGGGAAGGGTTGTCTGGGGGGGGTTCTGGGCATCGTGAGGAGGTTTAATCGTCAGTTTTTCACATGAAATACCAAAAATATGAGTTAATTGTGCAGAATTCGTGAGTTTTGTGTTTGGTGGATTTGAAACTGGGGCTGATTGGTGCACGCGGTATCTGGGGCAGCTGGGGGCGCGCAGCGGGCTGAAAATGTTGCGCGTtcaagggaagaaaaaaaatctctcgCGCTGCGGAGTCTGCGCAGTTCCGTTCTTCTCGTCACTCCGAACTTTCGGGAGAACCGCacggagggaggagaggagggagagaacaaCGCCATTTTTCCTGGTAATTTCCCCCCACACAAACAGCTTTTAACCCCACACGCCGCGACTAATCCTCAATAACTGACCGTGCGCGTACAGGTTTAACGTGGAAAAGCATGTGTAGCTACTACAACGCGATAAAAACAGAGCGTACCGCCCAAGCTAGCACACATCTCGTCCGTATCTCGGCCACCGATAGTCGCGCAGCTGCGTTTGAGAGCAGCGGTGCTCAAACGCAACGCGCTGCTCTGTAAACGCGCGTTTTACACCCACGATAAATCCACGTATCGATACTGAAATTCGCGTTCAGTCGTGTTTCGCCGCCGTAACGTTGCATTTCAGCGGTACGTCGCTGCTAGATATGGCGGAATCAGCGCGGTGGTCCCCGTGTGAGCTGCCTGGCACGAGCAGCAGGGGAAGAGGCAGGCGCGAGCTCAACAAAGACACCGGAAGATCGCAGCTGATTGACTCAAACGGACCACGTGGTCAGAGCAGACGCAAcgctcatttaaatcatttatatTGATTCTCGACGGTTAATGTGTGAACTTTTACGTTATCGTCCGTATCTGTAGCGGCAGACTGTGGTAAATAACATTTAATTAGAAAAGTTAGAGCCAAACCAAAGTgattaaaaggagaaaagagaaagccAGTTATTCGTTTAAGAATTAGTTAATATAGTTTAACATAGTCTTTACTTCCAAAGGTGTCTTATTGACcaatattttgtttgtctcGTTTACTTGGACACGTTTTCACACTACAGCAAAACACTTCTCGTCCTTTGGTGCAAATCTTCACCAAAGCACTTTAATTTGAAAATCCAACCGGAAGGGGGCGCTTCAGGGACACAAGCGAGGGAAAAACAACATGTTCTTTACCTACAGCCGACTGTTCAGAAGCTTATGCTCAAAtatgtcttttctttctctttattatTTTCAGATATCTCTATTTGAGTTGTTCCTCATAGATTTTCTACCACAGCTGTGGCGGTTCCATCGTGTGgaaacctctttttttttttttttaatgaacctACCGGCTCTGATGAGCATCTGTAGTGTTTTAATGAGATGTTAAGACTCTGAGGAGGTGCACAGCCTGTCACACTGCTTCAAGTGGAGCATGAGTGGACAGCTTTGACTCAGCCGTACCTGTAACCTTCACCTGTGTTACCCGTTGTTACCTGAAGTCATCAGTGGTGCTCGCTGTCTATAAAATGAGCAGGGGAGTCTTCACAGGCAGATATCATAATGTCTGGAGATTAATTTTTGGGTGCTTCACTTTGTGACCGTGAAGTGCTGAGCTTATTGTCAACGTGTCGTTGAACCAGTGCTGCCAGCGCAGTTTTGCAGTTATATTGGTAAGAAGAAGCGGCTGTATCACAGCTGTGTACTTGGATACTGGGTTATACTGCCACCAAGTGTCAGACAGGCAGGTCCACCATTGCTTTAAATTTCTTGAATATTAACGTGCTTAGATGTAGCTGTTAATGCCCCTGATAATCAGAAATGTTCGTATAAAACATTTGCTCAGAAATGCGCACGAGGCCGGTCCATCGTTTGAAGTTCATCTGCAGAAGAGTGCAGTGTTCGGTGTGTTGTGCATTTCAGGAGAAGTTACTGACATCGtctttttctgttgtcttcTCTCCCGGTCTCTGtcagtctttttctctgtcttgcgttctctcctctgtgtcctccctctctccttcatcctcctccactcctcttctctctctgtctctctcctcctcctttgcaGACCAGACTGGCAGGTGGCTCAGGAGGAGACAGTCCAGGAGGGCGGTGACGTTGGACTCTGTACCAAACTGAGTTGTAGTGGGCCgtcaggaggagaagaggaggagggggaggagcgggCGAGGGCGGGGTGCGGCCATGTCAGTCCCATGGCGCGATGAAGACGAGGAGTCTAGGGTAggaggagtaagaggagggaTGAGAGCCAAACCGAGGTTCTCCTTCACTGAggtcaaactgctgctggaggcgGTGAAGAGGAACAGATACATCATCCTCAGTGAGTAggaaggactgtgtgtgtgtgtgtgtgtgtgtgtgtgtgtgtgtgtgtgtgttggctttt encodes:
- the LOC143323140 gene encoding synaptosomal-associated protein 25; translated protein: MASDPPVLTEQEELQRRANQVTDESLDSTRRMMQLVEESKDAGIRALVMLDEQGEQLERIEEGLDQINSDMKEAEKNLTDLGKCCGLCSCDKLKAFEESGAYKAVWGGASGQDGVVSNQPPSSRVVDEREIMIMSGGHIRRVTNDAREDEMEENLAHVGSIIGNLKSMALDMGNEIDTQNVQIERIQGKAILNVSRIDAANQKANNLMKR